The sequence AAATTTCAATTTACCTAATCTAGTCCCCCAAATATGCAATTGTGACTCACGTTTGCCCCTGGAATTATCTCTGTGAACGGGGTAATGAGTTGGCATGTTTTGGAATCCAGTGTTACTCTGGCAAAAGACATTAAACAATCTTTGTCTAAGCTTTACAACGCCACTAATGCATCACACTACACAAGCTTCATCCCTTCCAATTCGACCAAACTCCTCCTTGCCTTAGGGCATAGTAACAAGAAAATAGGCACCCTTTTTCTTTTAGAAGACTAATACTTAAGTTTCTCTGTTATCTTAGACTAGAAACTCTTCAACATTTATCCAAGTAGATGAAAGGCTGCCTACGAttttaaaaggtaaaattgTTAATTTGCCACCTAAAACCAACCCTAATTAGCAAGCTTATCAAACTGATAACAAGCTTAGGTCCCCAAATCAAGGTAACAATTTTACTAGTAAACTCTTAAGAGCTTACAATTTGAGTTCAGCAATTCAATTTTCCAGTTCCTGTGAACACCAGAGTTTGATTACCTTCCTAATGAGCTTAAACTAACATCATTAAACAATTAGCTGCATCATTTCATGCCCTAGCAAAGGAACTGAACCAAAAACACAAACTTTTAAGGtataacatttaaaaaagaaaaattgtgaACTTACGCAAAAGATGGACCAGCGTATTGCGAAGGAACGAGGAGGTAACCGCCACCAGATTCTTGAAGCTTAGGTCTCATTGAAACTGAGTGAATCCCCAGAGCATCTTCGTATAATCCGCACAGAAACATCAAGCATTCGTTCTGATTTGGTTTCGACACATCCACGTGAATGAACAGTTGATCAATGACtccgccgccgccgccgccgtCGCCGTCTTCGTCGTCGTTGGCGGCCAAGCGCATGACGTAGATTGTGATCTCTTCGTCGCCGTAGTTCCGCTTCAGCACGGGGCCGTTAGAATCGAGTGCGCCTTTTACGATCGTGAACGGCGATGGAGGTCCAACTTTCTGCGACAAATAACGAatcagaaaataaataaataaataaaacctaATTTgagaggtttagggtttaagaagAGAGCATTACAGGGGGCATGTTCATTTTGGCGACTTCGAGATAGTGGTCTTTGAGGGAGCGGAGGAGCATCGAGTTAACGGCAGAAGAGATTGAGTTGGACGATGAGCTGCTGGTGGCGCCGCGGATTAACGAGGGGAATGGACGGCGGAGGGCGGCGGCGGCGGCCGTGGCGGCGCCGACGAAGGCTCTCTTCCACATCTTGGTGTGTTTCTAGTTACTACTACTACTCTTCTGCCTTGCTTGCTTCTAAGCTTCAGCTTAATATTaactagtaatttttttttggtgactaatatTAACtagtaattgaaaaaaaagtttacaaaaattaaaagttttaaatttatactGCCTTCACGACTAGGTGGttatattttttgagtttaattttgtcattttGTAAAACATTTTTTAcgattttttcaattaaattttattttttagggcatcattacataaaatattattttattattgtattaatacatgaatatataattttgtttctacAATTCACCGATTTGagttagttaaataattaatttattcattgaataataatatactcttaaataaagtttaaatttacAATAAACTAGCTATTAAGGCTGTCTTTGTTGAAGAGACAAGACACTTagacaaaaac comes from Arachis duranensis cultivar V14167 unplaced genomic scaffold, aradu.V14167.gnm2.J7QH unplaced_Scaffold_98708, whole genome shotgun sequence and encodes:
- the LOC107472434 gene encoding uncharacterized protein At2g39795, mitochondrial isoform X2 — translated: MWKRAFVGAATAAAAALRRPFPSLIRGATSSSSSNSISSAVNSMLLRSLKDHYLEVAKMNMPPKVGPPSPFTIVKGALDSNGPVLKRNYGDEEITIYVMRLAANDDEDGDGGGGGGVIDQLFIHVDVSKPNQNECLMFLCGLYEDALGIHSVSMRPKLQESGGGYLLVPSQYAGPSFADLDESMRDAFHSYIEERGINDLFKFLQAWLYVKEHRNLLRWFKTMGLFIDGKKPPTPSS